In Pseudoalteromonas translucida KMM 520, the following are encoded in one genomic region:
- a CDS encoding exonuclease SbcCD subunit D C-terminal domain-containing protein, with the protein MKVLHTSDWHLGQQFYEYDRRHEHLAFFTWLLATLVEQQIDLLLVAGDIYHTATPSASAENQLYQFIKDAKKQCPNLHVVIIAGNHDSANRILAAQPLLAQFDTHVVGRFEPTAAADTVITINTNNKRAVIVAMPFLRASDVTTLSQTKNGPSYAQGVKKAYELALEHAATLQSENTPLIVMGHLHAKGGDISSDSERNLVIGGEEAISASVFGKQAHYVALGHLHKAQQVAKNECIRYSGTPIPMSFSERNYSHQVNVVEFNSDEKQQISVTVNPLYIPRLADVIVLPKGECVPLAELCEQIKALDTTANTIAPYLRVKLKSSDTDTTFREQIEQALEGKHIRFCGIERVREQAANNEGGAVFEDLSEVEMLNPLNLLEQAFANDKDMHGESVPDALKNLLNDVINELEEQQQL; encoded by the coding sequence ATGAAAGTTCTGCACACTTCTGATTGGCACCTTGGCCAACAATTTTATGAATATGACCGTCGTCATGAACACCTTGCTTTTTTCACTTGGCTGTTAGCCACACTCGTTGAGCAACAAATAGATTTACTGCTCGTTGCTGGCGATATTTATCATACTGCAACACCCAGTGCTAGCGCCGAAAATCAACTCTATCAATTTATTAAAGATGCCAAAAAGCAGTGCCCTAATTTACATGTAGTAATTATTGCTGGTAACCACGACTCTGCAAATCGTATTTTAGCTGCGCAACCGTTACTCGCTCAATTTGATACCCATGTTGTAGGGCGTTTTGAGCCAACAGCAGCGGCCGATACCGTAATCACCATTAACACTAACAATAAACGCGCTGTAATCGTTGCCATGCCATTTTTGCGCGCAAGCGATGTAACTACACTCAGCCAAACTAAAAATGGCCCTAGCTATGCCCAAGGCGTTAAAAAGGCATATGAACTTGCCCTTGAGCATGCGGCTACTTTACAAAGTGAAAATACCCCGTTAATTGTTATGGGGCACCTTCACGCCAAAGGCGGCGATATATCGAGTGACTCTGAGCGCAATTTAGTAATAGGCGGCGAAGAAGCCATATCTGCCAGCGTTTTTGGTAAGCAAGCACACTACGTTGCGTTGGGGCATTTACATAAAGCGCAGCAAGTTGCTAAAAATGAATGCATTAGATATAGCGGCACGCCAATTCCTATGTCATTTTCAGAGCGTAATTACAGCCACCAAGTAAATGTAGTAGAGTTTAATAGCGATGAAAAACAGCAAATTAGTGTAACTGTAAACCCCCTTTACATTCCTCGTTTAGCCGATGTAATAGTTTTGCCAAAAGGGGAGTGCGTACCATTAGCTGAGCTATGCGAGCAAATTAAAGCCCTCGACACCACAGCCAATACAATAGCACCATATTTACGGGTAAAGCTTAAATCTAGCGATACCGACACCACCTTCAGAGAGCAAATAGAACAAGCCCTTGAGGGTAAGCATATTCGCTTTTGTGGCATAGAGCGCGTGCGCGAACAAGCAGCTAACAATGAAGGCGGCGCAGTATTTGAAGATTTAAGTGAAGTTGAAATGCTCAACCCACTTAATTTATTAGAGCAAGCATTTGCAAACGACAAAGATATGCACGGTGAAAGCGTACCCGACGCACTAAAAAATCTATTAAACGATGTTATTAACGAACTAGAGGAGCAACAGCAACTATGA
- a CDS encoding LysE family translocator, producing the protein MDINVIFSFWLVSILFVLTPGADWAYTISAGIAGDKIIPAVSGLLLGHLIAALIVVVGLGAILASHVMLMKFLTLFGALYVVWIAVSLYKNPPVPAVYNGAASELGKTSLKWMKKGFIISGLNPKVMLLFLALLPQFVFPTFSFSITEQLLVLSVIHLIGCGFVYWFIGVSARKILSNNPALAIKFGRLSAIILFILGSLMLFDSAQKLLVHLQ; encoded by the coding sequence ATGGATATTAATGTTATTTTTTCTTTTTGGCTGGTGTCGATATTGTTTGTACTTACTCCAGGTGCTGATTGGGCGTATACCATAAGCGCAGGAATTGCGGGAGATAAAATTATTCCGGCGGTTTCAGGACTCTTGTTAGGCCACCTTATTGCCGCGTTGATTGTAGTAGTAGGATTGGGTGCTATTTTAGCTTCACATGTGATGTTAATGAAATTTTTAACCTTATTTGGCGCACTGTATGTTGTTTGGATCGCGGTTTCGCTTTATAAAAACCCACCAGTACCTGCAGTATATAACGGCGCTGCTAGCGAATTAGGCAAAACATCATTAAAGTGGATGAAGAAGGGCTTTATTATTAGCGGTTTAAACCCTAAAGTAATGCTGTTATTTTTAGCGTTATTACCACAATTCGTATTTCCGACTTTTTCATTTTCGATCACCGAGCAGCTGTTAGTATTAAGCGTAATTCATTTAATTGGCTGTGGCTTTGTATATTGGTTTATTGGTGTTAGCGCCCGAAAAATATTAAGCAATAACCCGGCACTTGCGATTAAATTTGGTCGACTTTCAGCCATTATATTATTTATTTTAGGCTCTTTAATGCTATTTGATAGCGCGCAAAAGCTACTAGTACACTTACAGTAA
- a CDS encoding M1 family metallopeptidase, with protein MKKIIYTLSAVILPIAMSSTVLASAVEQTKGSYIDKFRQLDEALPTPNVYRSAAGEPGENYWQQRVNYDIDVQLDEKKRRISGSQKIEYKNNSPHTLKYLWLQLDQNVFKNDSIAETTQTFKSTLTSLPADKPAKLSLGDLRRQQFMSDNELGYTISNVKDDNGNELRVTVVDTLMRIDLNKPLKPGKEAEFSMNFAFNLVEEDAVGARSGYEHFEKDGNDIFLVAQWFPRLAAYTDYEAWTNKTFLGGGEFTLEFGDYDVEITVPADHIVSATGKLNNASSVLTSTQRKRLKQAEKAKRPVFIVSEEEALDNEKSKTDKTKTWHFKANNVRDFAWASSRKFMWDAKGYQQGGDEQPLVMAMSFYPKEGGDLWKKYSTEAVIHTMEVYSKYSFDYPYPTAQSVNGPVGGMEYPMITFNGPRTKLQDDGTRTYSQAEKRFLLGVVIHEVGHIYFPMIVNSDERQWTWMDEGLNSFLDGVAGREWDPSIPWGVEPRDIVAYMKSEIQVPIMTQSDSVLRLGPNAYTKPAAALNILREVILGRELFDFAFKEYAQRWKYKRPTPADFFRTMEEASGVDLDWFWRGWFFTTDHVDIALDKVYQLRLDTKNPDIDFSRLRDIEANKPTSLFVERNRAQGKKTWVEENPDVTDFYDENDRFTVTNKERNAYNKFLKGLEPWERKTLERAIEEDQNYYVMEFSNVGGLVMPILLELTFEDGSKEERYIAAEIWRRNYKNVQKLIVTDKNKSLVSVTIDPRWETADVDIENNNYPRRIIPSRIEVFKKEKSKAKVSRDIMQDIKTELKKDESKGDENNSSEEQQ; from the coding sequence ATGAAAAAAATAATTTATACGCTAAGTGCGGTTATATTGCCAATAGCAATGTCGAGCACTGTTTTAGCGTCTGCTGTTGAGCAAACCAAAGGCAGCTATATCGATAAATTTCGTCAACTAGACGAAGCGTTGCCAACGCCAAATGTTTATAGAAGTGCAGCCGGAGAACCTGGCGAAAATTATTGGCAGCAACGCGTTAATTACGATATTGATGTACAGTTAGACGAGAAAAAGCGCCGTATAAGCGGTAGTCAAAAAATAGAATATAAAAATAATTCACCGCACACATTAAAGTATTTATGGTTACAGTTAGATCAAAACGTTTTTAAAAATGATTCAATTGCAGAAACCACACAAACGTTTAAAAGTACTTTAACAAGTTTACCAGCCGATAAACCCGCCAAGTTAAGTTTAGGCGACCTACGTCGCCAACAGTTTATGAGCGACAACGAGCTTGGCTATACAATTAGCAATGTAAAAGATGACAATGGCAACGAGTTACGTGTAACCGTGGTTGATACCTTAATGCGCATTGACCTAAATAAGCCGTTAAAGCCAGGTAAAGAAGCCGAATTTAGCATGAACTTTGCATTTAACTTAGTTGAAGAAGATGCAGTAGGCGCGCGCTCGGGCTATGAGCACTTTGAGAAAGATGGTAACGATATATTTTTAGTGGCGCAGTGGTTTCCGCGCTTAGCTGCTTATACCGATTACGAAGCTTGGACTAATAAAACTTTTTTAGGTGGCGGCGAATTTACCTTAGAGTTTGGTGATTACGATGTTGAAATTACCGTACCTGCCGATCATATCGTGTCGGCAACGGGTAAGCTTAATAACGCAAGTAGCGTATTAACGAGCACGCAACGCAAACGTTTAAAGCAAGCCGAAAAAGCTAAACGCCCCGTGTTTATTGTTAGTGAAGAAGAAGCGCTCGATAACGAAAAATCTAAAACAGATAAAACTAAAACGTGGCACTTTAAAGCTAATAACGTACGCGACTTTGCTTGGGCGTCGTCACGCAAATTTATGTGGGATGCTAAAGGCTATCAGCAAGGCGGTGATGAGCAGCCATTGGTTATGGCTATGTCGTTTTACCCTAAAGAAGGGGGCGATTTATGGAAAAAATATTCGACCGAAGCTGTTATTCACACTATGGAAGTGTATTCAAAGTATTCATTTGACTACCCATACCCAACCGCGCAGTCAGTAAATGGTCCTGTTGGTGGTATGGAATACCCAATGATCACCTTTAATGGCCCGCGTACTAAGCTGCAAGATGATGGAACACGCACTTACTCTCAAGCCGAAAAGCGATTTTTACTCGGGGTAGTGATCCACGAAGTAGGCCATATTTACTTTCCGATGATAGTAAACTCAGATGAGCGCCAATGGACCTGGATGGATGAAGGTTTAAATAGCTTTTTAGACGGTGTTGCAGGGCGAGAGTGGGATCCGAGCATTCCATGGGGTGTTGAGCCGCGCGATATAGTGGCGTATATGAAGTCAGAAATTCAAGTGCCTATAATGACCCAGTCAGACAGCGTATTGCGTTTAGGCCCTAACGCGTACACTAAACCTGCTGCTGCACTTAATATTTTACGTGAAGTTATTTTAGGCCGAGAGCTGTTTGATTTTGCGTTTAAAGAATACGCACAGCGCTGGAAGTATAAGCGCCCTACCCCAGCTGATTTTTTTCGTACTATGGAAGAAGCTTCGGGTGTTGATTTAGATTGGTTTTGGCGTGGTTGGTTTTTTACCACAGATCACGTAGATATTGCTTTAGATAAGGTATACCAACTGCGTTTAGACACTAAGAACCCTGATATTGATTTTAGTCGCCTGCGCGATATTGAAGCAAATAAGCCTACTTCGCTGTTTGTAGAGCGTAACCGCGCACAAGGTAAAAAAACCTGGGTAGAAGAAAACCCCGATGTTACCGACTTTTATGACGAAAACGACCGTTTTACCGTTACTAATAAAGAGCGCAACGCGTACAACAAGTTTTTAAAGGGCTTAGAGCCGTGGGAGCGTAAAACGCTCGAGCGTGCAATAGAAGAAGACCAAAACTACTACGTAATGGAGTTTTCTAACGTAGGCGGCTTAGTAATGCCTATTTTATTAGAGCTGACTTTTGAAGATGGCAGTAAAGAAGAGCGTTATATTGCGGCCGAAATTTGGCGTCGTAATTATAAAAATGTACAAAAATTAATAGTGACAGACAAAAACAAATCGCTGGTGTCGGTTACCATCGACCCGCGCTGGGAAACGGCTGACGTAGATATTGAAAATAATAACTACCCGCGTCGTATTATTCCATCACGCATAGAAGTGTTTAAAAAAGAAAAGAGCAAAGCGAAAGTAAGCCGCGATATTATGCAAGATATTAAAACCGAGCTTAAAAAAGACGAATCTAAAGGCGACGAAAATAATAGTAGTGAGGAGCAACAATAA
- a CDS encoding Lrp/AsnC family transcriptional regulator: protein MDSIDRKILAELQVDGRLTLSELADRVGLSVSPCHRRVKELEKTKAIVGYRTEISPEKVGLNFSALVFITIKEGDKASLAKLELAVEDIPQITNAQRLFGTPDYLIHVVTRDLGAFQKLYDDKLSALPGVQRLTSTIVMKDIVRARNLHF from the coding sequence ATGGATAGCATAGATCGGAAAATTCTTGCTGAGTTGCAAGTTGATGGCCGGCTGACTCTTTCAGAACTTGCAGATCGCGTGGGGCTTAGTGTTTCGCCATGTCACCGTCGAGTTAAAGAATTAGAAAAAACCAAAGCAATTGTGGGCTACAGAACGGAGATCTCTCCAGAAAAAGTAGGGCTTAATTTTTCTGCGCTGGTTTTTATTACTATTAAAGAAGGTGATAAAGCATCGTTGGCTAAACTTGAACTGGCAGTTGAAGATATTCCACAAATAACTAATGCGCAGCGTTTGTTTGGTACACCTGATTATTTAATACATGTGGTGACGAGAGATTTAGGCGCGTTTCAAAAATTATACGATGATAAACTGTCGGCGCTACCAGGCGTGCAACGCTTAACCTCAACCATTGTGATGAAAGATATTGTTCGAGCCCGAAATCTGCATTTTTAA
- a CDS encoding class I SAM-dependent methyltransferase, with the protein MPTFTDDQATQYDSRITRLVPGYELLHQLTNAQLQATLKDNAHILVVGAGTGKEIIELASINPTWKFTAQDTSNDMLSVASDKFAEQGISDRVTVHCGPLEKLKTKADAALCLLVLQFVEDNGDKKQILKNIKASLNKEAALYIADLMRPETLFERDAQLLTCAKLGLGEAGQTHIRHSLENEFYPLDRMRFSELLHECGFSTIPKLYFKALGFSGYVI; encoded by the coding sequence ATGCCAACATTTACAGATGATCAAGCAACACAATACGATAGCCGCATTACGCGACTAGTACCAGGCTACGAGTTATTGCATCAACTAACTAATGCGCAACTGCAAGCCACATTAAAAGATAACGCACATATTTTAGTGGTAGGGGCGGGAACTGGCAAAGAGATAATTGAATTAGCTAGCATTAATCCAACATGGAAGTTTACCGCACAAGATACCTCAAACGACATGCTTAGTGTTGCTAGCGATAAGTTTGCTGAGCAAGGAATAAGCGATAGAGTAACTGTACATTGCGGACCTTTAGAAAAACTTAAAACTAAAGCCGATGCAGCCTTATGCTTATTAGTTCTACAGTTTGTAGAAGATAATGGCGATAAAAAGCAAATTCTTAAAAACATTAAAGCAAGCCTGAACAAAGAAGCGGCACTGTATATTGCTGATTTAATGCGCCCAGAAACCTTATTTGAGCGTGACGCGCAACTTTTAACTTGCGCAAAGCTAGGCTTAGGTGAGGCCGGACAAACTCATATTCGTCATAGCCTAGAAAATGAATTTTATCCGTTAGATCGCATGCGTTTTAGCGAGCTACTGCATGAGTGTGGGTTTAGCACTATTCCTAAACTGTACTTTAAAGCACTAGGTTTTAGCGGTTATGTAATTTAG
- a CDS encoding SbcC/MukB-like Walker B domain-containing protein, with protein MKITAVRIHNLASIVDAEIDFLAAPLKDAGLFAITGDTGAGKSTILDAICLALYAKTARLGGDKGNKVEFQGDSIRLNDARNLLRRGTSNGFAEVDFVGQDKESYRACWSVNRSRGKSDGNLQAAQHTLHLLSDDTLISSDKSKTVKQIEAKIGLTFDQFSRAVLLAQHEFAAFLKATGDERAQLLECLTGTDKFSRIGVRIFERNKELKEKFELLQASLASYTLLSEDELAAKQTSLNELKLQIEHTKKTLTTTEQNLNWYKQANTLEQALKQAQQNQQQAQNELNAIAQQSEQAKQAQSALEIKDNRSRFKSLTTQNTELNTKVTDLKSIDHTAIITAHANTLSKHQEILQTAKEQKQTAEPIIAKARELDSQLAIQAQTIASLTQQSEKEQLQLNDLQQQFKQSQSVLDEATKLSAQHQQWLTTHTQLKPLANDWNYYQHSFNQFINATEQLKTTANQKQKLVAEQAKQATLLTAQNTKVESQEQLLASEQKNLNQLNEQQRQFNIEQCDAKLKNIDYLKDQRERYKQFNRELKYSTQQQTCVAEKLTQSEQAKNALLQNLASCEQSLKHNEYALSQARLRASENVEHLRTQLAPNEPCLVCGATEHPYASTQNQQLNNLIADFETAYNNAKQQRDNAQTQLHQHQTQHAVLVAEQTQHSQAIQIAQAKQLEIKTTMQDARTELNDLTTEKLDETYKQLSEQKAQYFAVQTQLRTLQEKVNQQLNALKTEQHVQQQLQNQHVELTNQLKQLSSKHNELSVQINEQSTALNAQFEHSDFWQQLQSESLTLSDLNKQVEQYQQTLTQLEQSQKQLDSANQQLQQLTPLITKSEHALKTLNDDLAKAQQQQNITQSERLALFNNEQISASDYQAKLATQLEQCQTQLNASQQAHDNAVKQRDEHAITLKNVEQRLQEHTQELTSLEARYLEWFTDFKAQYSDATHEQITILLTLSSEQIKAHLKQFEQVSQTLTDTNAALKQQQKSYTEHQNSDKPSKNQDELTEQLNVLNTQQTELQNSLLATNTAIEQHNQNAKTLKGKQAELTTLKTQVDQWHLLNKVLGDATGKTMRNLAQTQTLKILLHYANSHLKTLNKRYELTAIEHSLDIAIIDRDMADEQRSVNTLSGGESFLVSLALALGLASLSSNKVQINSLFIDEGFGTLDSETLSVAMDALDSLQAQGRKVGVISHVSEMSERVATQVHVAKKPGGYSSVEIV; from the coding sequence ATGAAAATAACCGCAGTGCGTATTCATAACTTAGCTTCTATTGTTGATGCCGAAATAGATTTTTTAGCCGCCCCGCTAAAAGACGCCGGATTATTTGCAATTACCGGCGATACCGGCGCAGGTAAAAGCACTATTTTAGATGCTATTTGCTTAGCTTTATATGCTAAAACCGCAAGGTTAGGTGGGGATAAAGGCAATAAGGTAGAGTTTCAAGGCGACAGTATTAGGCTAAATGACGCGCGTAATTTACTTAGGCGAGGAACGTCTAATGGCTTTGCTGAAGTAGACTTTGTAGGACAAGATAAAGAAAGTTACCGAGCGTGTTGGAGCGTAAATCGCTCGCGAGGCAAAAGCGACGGCAATTTACAAGCAGCACAGCATACGCTTCACTTGTTATCTGATGACACGCTAATTTCGTCAGATAAAAGTAAAACAGTAAAACAAATAGAAGCCAAAATAGGGTTAACCTTTGATCAGTTTTCGCGGGCAGTGTTATTAGCGCAACACGAATTTGCCGCGTTTTTAAAAGCCACCGGCGATGAGCGTGCACAGCTTTTAGAATGCTTAACCGGTACCGATAAGTTTAGCCGTATTGGTGTACGTATTTTTGAGCGTAATAAAGAGCTAAAAGAAAAGTTTGAATTACTCCAAGCAAGTTTAGCAAGTTACACATTACTAAGTGAAGATGAATTAGCCGCTAAACAAACTTCGCTTAATGAATTAAAACTGCAAATTGAACACACTAAAAAAACCTTAACAACGACAGAGCAAAACTTAAATTGGTATAAACAAGCCAATACGCTTGAGCAAGCACTTAAACAAGCACAGCAAAACCAGCAACAAGCGCAAAATGAGCTTAATGCAATTGCTCAGCAAAGTGAGCAAGCTAAACAAGCTCAAAGCGCACTTGAAATTAAAGATAACCGCAGTCGCTTTAAAAGTTTAACAACTCAAAATACTGAGTTAAATACGAAAGTAACTGACTTAAAAAGTATAGATCACACTGCAATAATTACCGCGCATGCTAATACGCTTAGTAAGCACCAAGAGATATTACAAACAGCTAAAGAGCAAAAACAAACTGCTGAGCCTATTATTGCTAAAGCGCGCGAGCTCGACAGCCAATTAGCTATTCAAGCACAAACCATTGCAAGCCTTACCCAGCAAAGCGAAAAAGAGCAATTACAATTAAACGATTTGCAGCAGCAATTTAAGCAAAGCCAATCTGTGCTTGATGAAGCCACAAAATTAAGTGCCCAGCATCAACAGTGGTTAACTACGCACACACAATTAAAACCTTTAGCCAATGATTGGAATTACTACCAGCACAGTTTTAATCAGTTTATAAACGCAACTGAGCAATTAAAAACAACGGCAAATCAAAAGCAAAAATTAGTGGCTGAGCAAGCTAAGCAAGCGACGCTTTTAACCGCGCAAAATACAAAGGTTGAGTCACAAGAACAGTTACTTGCTAGTGAGCAAAAAAATCTTAACCAATTAAATGAGCAGCAACGCCAATTTAATATTGAACAGTGCGATGCAAAGCTTAAAAATATTGATTACTTAAAAGATCAACGCGAGCGCTATAAACAGTTTAATCGTGAACTAAAATACAGCACACAACAGCAAACATGCGTTGCAGAAAAACTTACCCAAAGTGAGCAAGCGAAAAACGCATTATTACAAAATTTGGCTTCGTGCGAGCAATCGCTTAAGCACAACGAATACGCACTTAGCCAAGCACGCCTTCGCGCCAGTGAAAATGTAGAACACTTACGTACACAACTAGCTCCTAACGAGCCATGTTTAGTGTGCGGTGCAACTGAGCACCCATATGCAAGCACTCAAAACCAGCAATTAAATAACTTAATAGCCGATTTTGAAACAGCGTATAACAATGCAAAACAGCAACGCGATAACGCCCAAACCCAGCTGCATCAGCATCAAACACAACATGCTGTGTTAGTGGCCGAGCAAACGCAACATAGCCAAGCAATACAAATTGCACAGGCCAAGCAGCTAGAAATTAAAACGACCATGCAAGACGCTCGCACCGAGCTTAACGATTTAACAACCGAGAAGCTTGATGAAACCTACAAGCAACTCAGCGAGCAAAAAGCCCAGTACTTTGCAGTACAAACACAGCTGCGAACTTTACAAGAAAAAGTAAATCAGCAGCTTAACGCTTTAAAAACCGAGCAACACGTACAGCAGCAATTGCAAAACCAGCATGTTGAGTTAACTAATCAGCTAAAGCAATTAAGCAGTAAACATAACGAGCTAAGCGTACAAATAAACGAGCAAAGCACAGCGCTTAACGCGCAATTTGAACACAGCGATTTTTGGCAGCAGCTGCAAAGTGAATCGCTTACCCTAAGCGATTTAAACAAACAGGTTGAGCAATACCAGCAAACACTTACACAGCTGGAGCAAAGTCAAAAACAGCTCGACAGTGCAAACCAGCAATTACAGCAATTAACACCATTAATCACTAAAAGTGAGCACGCACTTAAAACATTAAATGACGATTTAGCCAAAGCGCAGCAACAGCAAAATATTACGCAAAGCGAGCGCTTAGCTTTATTTAATAACGAGCAAATAAGCGCAAGCGACTATCAAGCCAAACTAGCTACGCAGCTTGAGCAATGCCAAACACAGCTAAATGCCAGCCAACAAGCGCACGATAACGCGGTTAAACAGCGCGACGAGCATGCCATAACACTTAAAAATGTTGAGCAACGCTTGCAAGAACACACCCAAGAGCTAACCAGCCTTGAGGCGCGTTACTTAGAGTGGTTTACTGACTTTAAAGCGCAATATAGCGATGCAACGCACGAACAGATCACTATTTTACTAACCTTAAGCAGCGAGCAAATTAAAGCGCACTTAAAACAGTTTGAGCAAGTATCACAAACGCTAACCGATACAAATGCAGCGCTTAAACAGCAACAAAAGTCGTACACAGAGCATCAAAATAGTGACAAACCTTCAAAAAATCAAGATGAATTAACTGAGCAGCTAAATGTATTAAATACCCAGCAAACAGAGCTACAAAATAGCTTGCTTGCCACTAATACCGCTATTGAGCAGCACAACCAAAATGCTAAAACGCTCAAAGGTAAACAAGCTGAGTTAACTACGCTTAAAACGCAAGTTGATCAGTGGCATTTACTTAATAAAGTATTAGGCGATGCAACCGGTAAAACCATGCGTAATTTAGCGCAAACGCAAACCCTAAAAATACTGCTACATTATGCAAATAGTCATTTAAAAACCCTTAATAAACGCTATGAATTAACCGCTATTGAGCATTCTTTAGATATAGCTATTATTGACCGTGACATGGCCGATGAGCAACGCTCTGTAAATACGCTCTCTGGTGGTGAATCATTTTTAGTCTCTTTGGCGCTGGCTTTAGGGCTTGCTTCATTGTCGTCAAACAAAGTACAAATCAATTCTTTGTTTATTGACGAAGGGTTTGGTACGTTAGACAGCGAGACGCTCAGTGTTGCAATGGATGCACTTGATTCATTACAAGCACAAGGGCGAAAAGTAGGTGTTATATCGCATGTAAGCGAAATGAGTGAGCGCGTAGCAACACAAGTCCATGTGGCTAAAAAGCCGGGCGGTTATTCTAGCGTAGAAATTGTGTGA